The Solibacillus sp. FSL R7-0682 genome includes a window with the following:
- a CDS encoding DUF779 domain-containing protein, with amino-acid sequence MEKLIATKSAIHVIELLKEKHGNLLLQQSGGCCDGTVPMCFKADGHYISSQNVLVGEISGVPYYIDKTQYEYMKHMQIEVDAIEGQGASFSLESVEGYAFIIHSHILKEA; translated from the coding sequence ATGGAAAAATTAATCGCTACAAAATCGGCGATCCATGTAATTGAATTGCTTAAAGAAAAGCATGGCAACCTATTACTCCAACAATCAGGTGGTTGTTGTGATGGCACAGTCCCAATGTGTTTTAAAGCCGATGGTCATTACATTAGCAGTCAAAATGTTTTAGTTGGCGAAATCTCCGGTGTTCCGTACTATATCGATAAAACACAATACGAATATATGAAGCATATGCAAATTGAAGTTGATGCTATTGAGGGGCAAGGCGCTTCCTTCTCACTAGAAAGTGTTGAGGGCTATGCATTTATTATCCATTCACATATTTTAAAAGAAGCCTAA
- a CDS encoding alpha/beta fold hydrolase, whose amino-acid sequence MSLYVEQSGNLDSPTCLLFLHGGGVSSWMWDKQVTHFKHYHCITIDLPEHGKSQSGIKFTIDGAAKSILQTIDHLVHNKSIVVIGFSLGAQVLIQMLHLQPNLINFAIINSALVKPVSNAEKLLNPMIRFSYPFIQKRWFAKIQAKTLYINDQYFEKYYEESRNITQNTLIRVLSENMSFSIPHGFSNVSTKILVTYGEKEKKLIKESAKLLVASNLNCQGIMIPKIGHGAPIAIPEYFNSMIENWLTKNQLPYQSETLIKL is encoded by the coding sequence TTGAGCTTATATGTTGAACAATCAGGAAATTTAGATTCTCCCACTTGCCTCCTATTTTTACATGGTGGTGGCGTGAGTAGTTGGATGTGGGATAAGCAAGTAACCCATTTTAAACATTATCATTGTATAACGATCGACTTACCGGAACATGGAAAAAGTCAAAGTGGCATAAAATTCACTATTGACGGAGCTGCTAAAAGCATACTCCAAACTATAGATCATCTAGTTCATAACAAAAGCATAGTTGTAATTGGGTTTTCCCTAGGTGCCCAAGTTTTAATACAAATGTTACATTTGCAACCAAATTTAATTAATTTCGCCATTATTAATAGTGCATTAGTTAAACCCGTTTCAAATGCTGAAAAATTGCTAAATCCTATGATTCGTTTTTCTTATCCATTTATTCAAAAAAGATGGTTTGCTAAAATTCAGGCAAAGACATTGTACATAAACGACCAATATTTCGAAAAATATTATGAAGAAAGTCGTAATATAACGCAAAATACTTTAATTCGCGTTTTATCGGAAAATATGTCCTTTAGCATCCCACATGGATTTTCTAATGTGAGTACCAAAATATTAGTTACATATGGCGAAAAGGAAAAAAAGCTCATAAAGGAATCTGCAAAATTGCTCGTTGCTTCAAATCTAAATTGCCAAGGCATCATGATTCCGAAAATTGGTCATGGTGCCCCAATTGCGATACCTGAATATTTTAATAGTATGATTGAAAATTGGCTAACGAAAAATCAATTACCCTATCAATCTGAAACATTAATAAAATTATAA
- a CDS encoding MDR family MFS transporter, with the protein MKSIVSYFHPLVWIILSGTIFARTASFMAIPFLALYLHNELHASPLLIGLTLGMAPLFSTFGGLVGGYLTDCFGRKIVIITTIFVWSLTFFGFAFAPSAIFFVVLNAVNGICRSFFEPGTQALMIDFTDDEKKRRLFSVRYTAINIAAVIGPLLGVWISSLSNASVPFMITGFMYVTYGGFLLIVLNRYEMKQQKLAVGHRISALFHAVRRDQKLLYFIAGGILISLGYSQFDSTLPQLIDMKVEDGVKLFSYVIVVNSITVLALQLPLTILVERWPIYTSLKIGIIIFSIGLLLFGLSENTWMFLVSMAVFSIGEIFCFPTMNAVIEEIAPNDQKGIYLGASQLKNIGGFIGPIFGGWLLIVTVDWMYTIIALLLFSSIFIYRRALQIK; encoded by the coding sequence ATGAAGTCAATTGTAAGCTATTTTCATCCACTCGTGTGGATTATATTAAGCGGGACAATATTTGCTAGAACCGCAAGCTTTATGGCAATACCTTTTTTGGCATTATATTTACATAACGAATTACATGCATCGCCATTATTAATTGGCTTAACTTTAGGAATGGCCCCACTTTTCTCGACGTTTGGTGGTTTAGTAGGGGGCTATTTAACAGACTGCTTTGGTAGAAAAATTGTCATTATAACGACGATATTTGTTTGGAGCTTAACGTTTTTTGGGTTTGCATTTGCACCATCTGCAATCTTTTTTGTCGTGTTAAATGCCGTTAATGGAATTTGTCGCTCATTTTTTGAGCCGGGTACACAAGCATTAATGATAGATTTTACAGATGATGAAAAAAAACGTCGCTTATTTTCTGTACGCTATACAGCCATTAATATTGCAGCTGTTATTGGACCGTTATTAGGTGTTTGGATTTCGAGCTTATCCAACGCGTCTGTACCGTTCATGATTACTGGCTTCATGTATGTAACATATGGTGGTTTCTTATTGATTGTCCTCAATCGCTATGAAATGAAGCAACAAAAACTTGCAGTAGGACACCGAATTAGTGCTTTATTTCATGCAGTTCGTCGTGATCAAAAGTTGCTTTACTTTATCGCGGGTGGCATATTAATCTCATTAGGTTATTCGCAATTTGATTCGACATTACCGCAATTAATTGATATGAAGGTGGAAGATGGAGTCAAACTGTTTTCCTATGTAATTGTAGTCAATTCGATTACGGTATTAGCGTTACAATTGCCATTAACGATATTAGTTGAAAGATGGCCAATTTATACGTCATTAAAAATAGGAATCATTATTTTTTCGATAGGTTTATTGCTATTTGGTTTATCTGAAAATACTTGGATGTTCCTAGTGAGTATGGCGGTATTTTCAATCGGTGAAATTTTCTGTTTCCCAACAATGAATGCGGTTATTGAAGAAATCGCCCCAAATGATCAAAAGGGGATATATTTAGGAGCCTCACAATTAAAAAATATAGGAGGTTTTATAGGGCCGATTTTTGGTGGATGGCTACTTATTGTGACAGTAGATTGGATGTATACTATTATCGCACTGTTGCTGTTTAGTAGTATTTTTATTTATCGGAGAGCATTACAAATAAAGTAA
- a CDS encoding phospholipase D-like domain-containing protein, protein MKWYKKWLLIIVAIFVMIPLFIGIIQHNKKLPSHISFEGPTYKTDELEFLYDLTYQKNEERVLEQQLLGTALEIINEAENFLVVDMFLYNDDYDRDKGEYPNSAQKITNALVEKRKDNPTMSITVLTDAVNTLYGSTNNPYFETLEDNNINVLITNVKPLRDSNPIYSSIWRPYLQWWQPSQEGFLPNAFNPDGRKGSIGSYLDLINFKANHRKIILNESRAMLTSANLTHDGSSYHSNIGFVVQGDILKDIYLSEQAVANMTGYTLPDVTFKSSNETNGELEIQLVTEGKIKKALLGALAEADEQSTIKIGVFYISDRQIVKGIKEAAKRGANVQMILDPNKDAFGIEKNGIPNRQVAAELVPNKNIEVRFYDTNGEQFHSKFVIVTDEDETTLIGGSANFTRRNLADYNLESNLVINMPKTHVLTKEINDYFDRMWNNDDGQFTVEFEKYEDQTLWKKAFYRLQEFTGLSTF, encoded by the coding sequence TTGAAATGGTATAAGAAATGGCTGCTCATCATCGTTGCCATTTTCGTTATGATCCCGCTCTTTATTGGGATAATACAGCACAATAAAAAGCTACCATCTCATATTTCATTTGAGGGACCAACATATAAAACAGACGAATTAGAATTTCTATATGATTTGACTTATCAAAAGAATGAAGAACGTGTTTTAGAGCAACAGTTATTGGGAACTGCACTTGAAATTATTAATGAGGCGGAAAACTTTTTAGTTGTCGATATGTTTTTATATAACGATGATTATGACCGAGATAAAGGAGAATATCCTAATTCCGCTCAAAAAATTACGAATGCTTTAGTTGAAAAACGTAAAGACAATCCTACTATGTCGATTACTGTATTAACAGATGCAGTGAATACACTCTACGGTTCAACTAATAATCCGTACTTTGAAACATTAGAAGACAATAATATTAACGTTTTGATTACGAATGTAAAACCACTTCGAGATTCAAATCCAATCTATTCAAGTATTTGGCGACCGTACTTACAATGGTGGCAACCATCACAAGAAGGCTTTTTACCGAACGCATTTAATCCTGATGGACGAAAAGGCTCAATTGGTTCCTATTTAGATTTAATTAATTTTAAGGCGAACCATCGTAAAATTATTTTAAATGAATCGCGGGCAATGCTTACTTCTGCTAATTTAACCCATGATGGCAGTAGTTATCATTCCAATATTGGCTTTGTTGTTCAAGGTGACATTTTAAAAGACATTTATCTATCAGAGCAAGCTGTAGCGAACATGACTGGCTATACATTACCGGATGTAACTTTTAAATCGTCTAATGAAACAAATGGTGAACTAGAAATCCAATTAGTTACAGAAGGTAAAATTAAAAAGGCATTGTTAGGGGCTTTAGCAGAAGCCGATGAGCAATCGACAATTAAAATCGGTGTATTTTATATTTCTGATCGTCAAATTGTGAAAGGAATAAAAGAAGCGGCTAAGCGTGGTGCAAACGTTCAAATGATATTAGACCCGAACAAAGATGCTTTTGGAATTGAGAAAAATGGGATTCCTAATCGCCAAGTGGCTGCCGAACTAGTACCGAACAAAAACATCGAAGTCCGCTTTTATGATACAAATGGTGAACAGTTCCATAGTAAGTTTGTAATTGTTACCGATGAAGATGAAACCACTTTAATTGGCGGCTCTGCAAATTTCACACGACGTAACTTAGCTGATTACAATTTAGAAAGTAATTTAGTCATTAACATGCCAAAAACTCATGTATTAACGAAAGAAATTAACGATTATTTCGATCGCATGTGGAATAATGATGATGGCCAATTCACCGTCGAATTTGAAAAGTATGAAGACCAAACATTGTGGAAAAAAGCCTTTTACCGTTTACAGGAGTTTACAGGATTATCGACTTTTTAA
- the exaC gene encoding acetaldehyde dehydrogenase ExaC: MIYANPNTAGAVIDFKEKYNNFIGGEWVAPVKGQYFDVKSPITGKVFTSVARSTVEDIELALDAAHAAKDAWAQTSVAYRANILNKIADRMEANLEKIAVAETWDNGKAVRETLNADIPLAIDHFRYFAGAIRAQQGGISEIDHDTVAYHFHEPIGVVGQIIPWNFPLLMATWKIAPALAAGNTIVMKPAEQTPASILVLIEIIQDLLPKGVFNIVNGFGVEVGQPLATNPRINKVAFTGSTGVGRLIMQYATENIIPVTLELGGKSPNIFFPDVMDQDDEFLDKAVEGLVMFALNSGEICTCPSRALVHESIYDKFMERVLERVKAIKIGNPLDTEVMMGAQASNEQLQKILSYIEIGKEEGAELLIGGYQNKLDQDQEGGYYVAPTVFKGDNKMRIFQEEIFGPVLSVTTFSTFEEAMEIANDTEFGLGAGVWSRNMDTAYRAVRGIQAGRVWTNTYHQYPAHAAFGGYKKSGIGRENHLMMLDHYQQTKCMLVSYNKSAQGFF; this comes from the coding sequence ATGATTTATGCAAATCCTAATACTGCAGGCGCAGTAATCGACTTTAAAGAAAAATACAATAACTTTATCGGTGGTGAATGGGTAGCTCCAGTTAAAGGTCAATACTTTGACGTAAAATCTCCTATTACAGGTAAAGTTTTCACATCGGTAGCACGCTCTACTGTTGAAGATATCGAGTTAGCATTAGATGCTGCACATGCTGCAAAAGATGCTTGGGCACAAACTTCAGTTGCTTACCGTGCAAACATTTTAAATAAAATCGCTGACCGTATGGAAGCTAATTTAGAGAAAATAGCAGTTGCTGAAACTTGGGACAACGGTAAAGCAGTACGTGAAACATTAAATGCTGATATTCCGTTAGCAATCGATCACTTCCGTTACTTCGCTGGCGCTATCCGCGCGCAACAAGGTGGCATTTCTGAAATTGATCATGATACAGTTGCTTACCATTTCCATGAGCCAATCGGGGTTGTAGGTCAAATTATTCCTTGGAACTTCCCATTACTTATGGCTACTTGGAAAATCGCTCCAGCATTAGCTGCTGGTAACACAATCGTTATGAAGCCTGCTGAGCAAACTCCAGCTTCAATCTTAGTGTTAATCGAAATCATCCAAGATTTATTACCAAAAGGTGTTTTCAATATCGTAAACGGTTTTGGTGTTGAAGTTGGTCAACCATTAGCAACAAACCCGCGTATTAACAAAGTAGCATTCACAGGTTCTACGGGTGTAGGTCGCTTAATCATGCAATATGCTACAGAAAACATCATCCCTGTAACATTAGAGCTTGGTGGTAAATCACCAAACATCTTCTTCCCAGACGTAATGGATCAAGATGATGAGTTTTTAGACAAAGCGGTAGAAGGTTTAGTAATGTTCGCATTAAACTCAGGCGAAATTTGTACTTGTCCTTCTCGTGCACTAGTTCACGAATCAATTTACGATAAATTTATGGAACGTGTGCTAGAACGTGTTAAAGCGATTAAAATCGGTAACCCATTAGACACAGAAGTAATGATGGGTGCACAAGCTTCTAACGAACAATTACAAAAAATCTTATCTTACATTGAAATTGGTAAAGAAGAAGGCGCTGAGTTATTGATTGGTGGTTACCAAAACAAATTAGATCAAGATCAAGAAGGTGGCTACTATGTAGCTCCAACTGTATTCAAGGGCGACAATAAAATGCGTATTTTCCAAGAAGAAATCTTTGGTCCAGTTTTATCAGTAACGACATTCAGCACATTTGAAGAGGCAATGGAAATTGCTAACGATACAGAATTCGGTTTAGGTGCAGGCGTATGGTCTCGTAACATGGATACTGCTTACCGCGCAGTTCGTGGTATCCAAGCAGGTCGAGTTTGGACAAACACTTACCACCAATACCCAGCGCACGCTGCATTCGGTGGTTATAAAAAATCAGGTATCGGTCGTGAAAATCACTTAATGATGTTAGATCACTACCAACAAACAAAATGTATGTTAGTAAGCTACAACAAATCAGCTCAAGGGTTCTTCTAA
- a CDS encoding helix-turn-helix domain-containing protein, protein MNIGEKIKELRKERKMTLAQVAGERISKGMLSLIENGKAQPSMESLQHIAKQLQIDVSELMQTKDNAEIRKLYLKIEPLVGQLKKEFDELIFDQKCQQIIDLIKPYIEEGELNGTVFEEIRLTEIYDLMHYYLKRNLSIDPFVEIVERYKQIHAYSQIVKGYSRIASVEFMVRHYEEAIEWLLKGESYISHYEAFVGEIEQLDLYYNLMAVYAALNNDEKSEHYLQLALEIAHEKKILYRVHDFYRYLFFINVMKEDGEKALEYLKKIEAFSIIFEDAIEVVIVELAQLIYLNNVVKDYNKVIQTTVNYLHLPTDVIKQMNQFIFGEFAYAHFQLKQFNEAMGYLKNIEGPKLHHHPLDAIRFYRSFAVRALCYLENGEIEDAKRDILYAMDGVKDFKDSIDKRLIINAYETIMH, encoded by the coding sequence ATGAATATTGGTGAAAAAATAAAAGAATTACGTAAAGAACGTAAAATGACGCTTGCTCAAGTAGCAGGAGAACGCATTTCTAAAGGAATGCTGAGCTTAATTGAAAACGGAAAAGCACAGCCTTCAATGGAAAGCCTACAGCACATTGCAAAGCAGCTACAAATTGATGTGTCGGAATTAATGCAGACGAAGGATAACGCGGAAATTAGAAAGCTATATTTAAAAATAGAACCATTAGTGGGACAATTAAAAAAAGAATTTGATGAATTAATCTTTGATCAAAAATGTCAACAGATTATTGATTTAATTAAACCGTATATTGAGGAGGGGGAATTAAACGGTACGGTATTTGAAGAAATCCGCTTAACAGAAATTTACGATTTAATGCATTACTATTTAAAACGTAATCTTTCAATTGATCCTTTTGTGGAGATTGTTGAGCGCTATAAACAAATTCATGCGTATTCCCAAATAGTAAAAGGCTATAGTCGAATTGCTAGCGTGGAATTTATGGTACGTCATTATGAGGAAGCCATTGAGTGGTTATTAAAGGGCGAATCATACATTTCACATTATGAGGCATTTGTAGGAGAAATTGAACAACTTGATTTATACTATAATCTTATGGCCGTTTATGCAGCGTTAAATAATGATGAAAAATCCGAACATTATTTACAGCTTGCTTTAGAAATAGCCCATGAAAAAAAGATACTGTATCGAGTCCATGACTTTTACCGTTATCTATTCTTTATCAATGTTATGAAAGAGGATGGGGAAAAGGCTCTTGAATATTTGAAAAAAATAGAAGCTTTCTCTATTATTTTTGAAGATGCAATTGAAGTGGTTATTGTGGAACTTGCACAGCTTATATACTTAAATAATGTTGTAAAGGACTATAATAAGGTCATTCAAACAACAGTTAATTATCTTCATTTACCAACCGATGTCATTAAACAAATGAATCAATTTATTTTCGGAGAATTTGCATACGCACATTTCCAATTAAAACAATTCAATGAAGCGATGGGATATTTAAAAAACATAGAGGGGCCAAAGTTACATCACCATCCATTAGATGCAATTAGATTTTATCGTTCATTTGCAGTACGTGCACTCTGTTATTTAGAAAATGGTGAGATAGAAGATGCAAAACGAGATATTTTATATGCAATGGATGGCGTAAAGGATTTTAAGGACTCTATTGATAAAAGATTGATTATTAATGCATATGAGACAATCATGCACTAA
- a CDS encoding MFS transporter: protein MNDQLKHKKATYHLYTFLVSKIIGSLGSHVYAFGISMYILSLTGSSLSFATNILLSYLPRIIISPFAGLLSDRFPRKWLVLGGQAGVILSVSILLIYTYTFELSLIAIYCVTIFNSIFSTFSSVAFTSSIANLVNEERLQKAMSFNQLSMSISGIGGPIVGGMLFGFVSMEIFLLTFIIAAIVTLTLESTMNFKLYQKETSTPATNSTEKESMLESLKAGFTYVKDKRVIRSILWTALWLNLFFTSVNIGFGFILLTILKLDPRLIGITEAGGAIGILITSIYFASRSNVKYPLVVVKRSTLMTSFLVISLAFPLFFDFSSTVNFIYYFIVMVLFGGFGVITNTPIGVMLQVSIDEEYRGRVFGIVEMMAMSMMPVGTLLFGVLYDVLPAQWILIVSGCILIGIVFTLLRPSVLKMAHPELEEKTLEPVLEK from the coding sequence ATGAACGATCAATTAAAACACAAAAAAGCGACCTACCATCTTTACACTTTTTTAGTCAGTAAGATCATTGGTTCACTAGGTTCACATGTTTATGCATTTGGTATTAGTATGTACATTCTTTCATTAACAGGCTCTTCATTAAGTTTTGCAACAAATATTTTATTAAGCTATTTACCACGTATAATTATTTCTCCATTCGCGGGTTTACTGAGTGATCGTTTTCCGCGCAAATGGCTCGTACTAGGGGGCCAGGCAGGTGTTATACTGTCAGTAAGTATTTTACTTATCTATACGTACACATTTGAACTTTCGTTAATTGCTATATATTGTGTGACAATCTTCAATAGTATTTTTAGTACATTCTCTAGCGTTGCCTTCACATCATCGATTGCCAATTTAGTTAATGAAGAACGATTACAAAAGGCCATGAGCTTTAATCAATTGTCGATGTCGATTTCTGGAATAGGTGGACCAATTGTAGGTGGTATGCTGTTTGGTTTTGTATCAATGGAAATATTCTTACTTACATTTATCATTGCGGCGATAGTCACATTAACATTAGAGTCTACGATGAATTTCAAGTTATATCAAAAGGAAACGAGTACTCCTGCTACTAATTCTACTGAAAAAGAATCAATGCTTGAGAGCTTAAAGGCTGGTTTTACTTATGTAAAGGATAAGCGCGTAATTCGTTCGATTCTTTGGACAGCGCTCTGGTTAAACTTATTTTTCACAAGTGTAAATATTGGATTTGGCTTTATTTTACTAACGATTTTAAAGTTAGATCCAAGGTTAATTGGAATTACTGAAGCTGGTGGAGCAATCGGCATATTAATTACTTCCATTTATTTTGCTTCCCGCTCAAACGTAAAATATCCATTAGTTGTTGTTAAGCGATCAACATTAATGACATCATTTTTAGTAATAAGTTTAGCGTTCCCATTATTTTTCGATTTTTCAAGTACAGTAAATTTCATTTATTACTTTATCGTAATGGTTTTGTTTGGCGGCTTCGGCGTTATTACAAACACACCAATCGGGGTTATGCTACAAGTATCCATTGATGAAGAATATCGTGGACGTGTGTTTGGCATTGTTGAAATGATGGCGATGAGCATGATGCCAGTTGGAACACTATTATTCGGCGTTTTATACGATGTACTACCGGCACAGTGGATTTTAATCGTGAGTGGTTGCATTTTAATTGGCATTGTATTCACATTGCTACGTCCTTCAGTACTAAAGATGGCACATCCTGAATTAGAAGAAAAGACACTGGAACCTGTTTTGGAAAAATAA